The DNA sequence CGCCATTCTGGCGCGCGTCGCCGGGCCCGAGGTCGCGGAGATCGGCGGCTTCCATTTCGTGGAAGGCAAGGTGCTCGGCGCGGAGGCCATTCTCTCCCGCACCGGCTACACGGGGGAGGACGGCTTCGAGATCTACCTCGAGCCCTCGGGAGCAGAGCCTCTCTACCGCGCGCTGCTCCAGGCGGGCGAAGGCGATGGCTTGATCCCCTGCGGGCTGGGAGCGCGCGACACCCTGCGGCTGGAGGCGCGCATGCCGCTGTACGGGAACGACATCGACGACACCACCACGCCGCTGGAGGCAGGTTTGGGCTTCATGGTCCACCTGGATAAGGGAGAATTCCTCGGATCGGAAGTCCTGCGCCGCCAGAAAGAGGAGGGGGTGGCGCGGCGGCTGGCGGGATTCGAGCTGACCGGCCGCGGCATCCCGCGCCACGGCTATCCGCTGCGGGTGGACGGGAACGAGGTGGGCCAGGTGACCAGCGGCACCTTTTCCCCTTTTCTCAAGAAGAGCATCGGCTTGGGTTACTTCCCGGCGGAAGCGGCGCGCATCGGCCGGGATATCGAGGTGGTCATCCGGGGCCAGGGCGTATCGGGGAAGATCGTCAAGACCCCCTTCTACAAGAGGCCGTCATGACCGAGGAAAAACAGCCCTATCCCGCGGCACTGCGGTACACGCGGGAGCACGAGTGGTTGAGCCTTCAGGGAGAAGTGGGTACGGTGGGCATCACCCATTACGCCCAGTCGGAGCTGGGGGACGTGGTCTTCGTCGACCTGCCGGAGAAGGGGAAGAGCCTCAAGGGAGGCGAGGAGCTGGGGACGATCGAATCGGTGAAAGCCGTCTCGGAGATCTACGCCCCGGTGTCGGGGGAAGTCCTGGAGGTCAACGACTCGCTGCGCGATCATCCGGAGCGGGTCAACGCCGATCCCTACGGGGAGGGCTGGCTGCTCAAGGTGAAGCTGAGCGATGCCGCCGAAGCCAAGACGCTGCTCTCCGCCGACGCCTACCGCAGCTTCGTGGAAGAGGGCCATTAGATCGTGCGCTACATTCCCACCAGCCCATCCGAGCGCCGCGCCCTGCTGGCGAGCCTCGGACTGGAGCGGGTCGAGACGCTGTTCGATTCGATCCCCGAGAAATTTCGCCTGCGCGCGCCCTTGCGCCTGCCCCCCGCGATGGCCGAGGCCGATCTCGTCGCCCATCTGAGGAAGATGGCGGAGCAGAACCTCGATCCCCACACCGCCTCGATCTTCCTGGGGGCCGGGGCCTACCGCCACTTCGCCCCCGCGGTGGTGGATCACATCCTGTCGCGCGCCGAGTTCTACTCCAGCTATACCCCCTACCAGCCGGAGTTCAGCCAGGGAACGCTGCAGACCATCTTCGAGTTCCAGACGATGATCTGCCAGCTGGCGGGTCTCGATGCGGCGAACGCCTCGCTGTACGACGGCGCCTCGGCCCTGGCCGAAGGCGTCCTGCTGGCGCACCGCGCCAAACGGCGCAACCGCGTCACGATCGCGGGACATGTCCATCCGGAATACCTGGCGGTGACCCGCACCCTGACGTCGACCCTCGGCGTGCGGCTGGAGAGCGTCCCCGCCGGTGCCGACGGCGCCGTGGACCGGGATCGACTGCAGCGCAGCCTGGGGCCCGACACCGCGGCGGTGGTCGTCCAGCAGCCCAGCTTCCTGGGACGCATCGAGGAGATCGGACCGATCGCCGAGGCGGCGCATGCCGCCGGAGCCCTGTGCATCGTGGCGGTGACCGAAGCCGTCAGCATGGGGCTGCTGAAAGCTCCGGGTGATCTGGGAGCGGATGTCGTGCTGGGCGAGGCCCAGTCCTTCGGTGTGCCGCTTTCCTTCGGCGGTCCCTACCTGGGCTTCATGGCGGTGCGCTCCGAATGGGTGCGCGAGCTGCCGGGACGCCTGGTGGGCCAGGCGAAGGATGCGAGCGGGCGGCTGGGTTACGTGCTGACCCTGGCCACGCGCGAGCAGCACATCCGGCGCGAGCGCGCCACGTCCAACATCTGCACCAATGAAGGGCTGATGATGCTGGCGGCCACCGTCTTTATGGCGACGCTGGGAAAGCAGGGGATGCGCGAGCTGGCGCTGCAGAACCGTGCGCGCGCCGAATATGCCCGGAACCTGCTGGGGCAGATCCCCGGATGTCGCGTGCCGCATGCCGGTCCGGTGTTCAACGAGTTCGTCCTCGAGCTGCCAGGCGCGGCAGCCCCGGTGCACCGCCGGCTCCTGGACCAGGGCGTCGTGGCCGGATTGCCGCTGGAGAGATACTTCCCCGAGCGCGGGCGCGAGCTGCTGATCTGCGTCACCGAAGTGCACGGCAAGGCGGCGATCGAGCAGCTGGCCGCTTCCCTGAAGGAGGTCCTGTGAGCAGCCCGCGGATCCCTGCGAAGCGCCGCGAAGGGCTGCTGTTCGAGAAGAGTGTCTCGGGAAAGCGGGGGGCGGATGTCGCCCGCTGGGACGGGCCCGACGCGCCGCCTCTCGACGCGCGGCTGACGCGCGCGGAGATTCCCGGCTTTCCGGAGCTCTCGGAGCGCGAGATCGCGCGTCATTTCACCCGCCTTTCGAAGCTCAACTACGCGAACGACGACGGGCTGTATCCTCTCGGCTCGTGCACCATGAAGTACAACCCGAAGGTCAACGAGAAGGTGGCGCGCCTGGAGGGTTTCGCCGAAGCGCACCCCTTGCTCCCGGAGGAAGCCTCGCAAGGCTGCCTGCAGGTCATGGCGGATCTCGAGAAGTACCTGTGCGAGATCACCGGCATGAGCGCTTTCACTCTGCAGCCTGCGGCGGGGGCCCAGGGGGAGTTCACCGGCATCCGGATGGTGCGCGCCTATCACGAGCAGCGCGGCGATCCACGCCAGGTCGTCCTGATCCCCGACTCGGCGCACGGGACCAACCCCGCCTCGGCGCACCTGTGCGGTTATCGCGTCGAGGAGATCGCCTCCGACGAGCGCGGCTGCGTCAGCCTCAAGGAGCTGAAGGAGCGCCTGCGCGAGGATGTCGCGGTTCTGATGCTGACCAACCCCAACACCCTGGGGGTCTTCGAGCGGGAGATCGGCGAGATCTGCGATGCCGTCCACGCCGTCGGCGCTCTGGTCTACCTGGACGGTGCGAATCTCAACGCCTTCGTGGGGGTCGCGCGCCCCGGGGACATGGGCGTCGACGTCATGCACTCGAACCTGCACAAGACCTTCTCCACGCCCCATGGCGGCGGCGGTCCCGGAAGCGGCCCGGTCGGCGTGAAGGAGATTCTCTCTCCCTACCTCCCCGTGCCGCGCGTCGTGCGCGCCGAGGCGGGGTGGCGGTTCAGCTCCGAGTTCCCCTCGAGCATCGGCAAGGTGCACGGCTTTATCGGGAACTTCGGCATGCACGTGCGGGCGGCCGCCTACATTCTGGCCAACGGCGCCGCGGGCCTGAAGGAAATCGCCGAGACGGCGGTGCTCAACGCCAACTACCTGCGCCGGAAGCTGGAAGGCACCTATCATCTTCCGTATTCATCTCCCTCCCTGCACGAGGTGATCCTCTCCGACAAGAACCTGGAGCGCTTCGGGGTCAGGACGCTGGACGTGGCGAAGCGGCTGATGGACTACGGCTTCCATCCTCCGACCATCTACTTCCCTCTGATCGTGAAGGGCGCCCTGATGATCGAGCCGACGGAGAGCGAGAGCATCGAGGAGCTGGATGCCTTCGTCGACGCCATGCTGGCCATCGCCCGGGAGGCCGAGGAGGACCCGGAGCTGCTGCACGCGGCGCCCCACTCCACCCCCGTCGGCAGACTCGATGAGGCCTCCGCGGCACGCCGTCCTGTGCTGCGGTGGAGAGGCGGGGAATAGCTCTCAATCTCTAGCGGTGATCGACCTCCCCCTCCGCGATCAGAATGTCCCGAATTCCCGCGGCCGCCAGCGCATGCACGCGCGCCGGCCAGTGGCCTCGCGCCGCGCGGCGATCCGCGGGATCGATGGCGGCCGAGATTCCCGGCCGCAGGGAATGGAAGCGCAATCCCGCGCGGGCGCAGACCGAGCTCAGAAATCGCTCCCCGCGATTGAGCGCGGGACTCCGATCCAGCAGATCGTCTGCCACCGGCAGATAGACGAAGAGGGGAACCGCTTTCGCCCCACGAACGGAATGGACGATTTCCTCCAGAATGGCCCGGCTGATGGTCTGGGCCTCCCGCCGGTTGGCCCCGTTTCTCCACCGTCTTGCCTGCAGAGTCATTTCGATTAGATCCAGCGCGCGGGGATAGAGGAGCTCCGTGGAAAGCAGATCCTCGGGACGGGCCACCGGCACGTTCTCGAGCCGCAGGGAACGATCACTCAGCAGAAGGTAGCGCGGCTTCGCGTAGTCCCTGAAGGAGAGCAGGTTCCGGTAGATGTCCTCGTCCACGTAGCCCAGCACGACCACGTCGGGACGGTATTTGACCACCTCGGTCCGCAGATAGAGAAGCATCTGGTCCAGCCCGTACCCGTGAACTCCGAAGTTGATGACCTCGTGCTCGGCAAGGAGCTGATCGAGCACGAAAGGATAAGCTTCCCGATCCGACACCCCTTCCCCGAAGGTGAACGAGTCTCCCAGGACGGCGATTCGCCGGCCTCGTGCCGGATGCTCGTAGGGGATCTCGACTTCGCTGCGCACGCCGCGCGAGCTGGTGCTCAGGGACTTGCCTTCCGGCATCGTGAAACTGCGCAGGCCGCCCTGCAGCGCCCAACCGCGCTCGGGATCGTAGACATCGAAGGTATAAGGCGCGGGAAGGGAGGATCGACGACGCTTCGCCCATTCGAGGCGCCAGGCCGGCGAGCTCTGGCGCGCCACCCGGCGGAAGATCGGCGGGTAGGACACGATCGCGCGGGCGCCGGCCTCGAAGCCGGCAAGCAGGAGCAGAATCAGCAGGAGGATGAACGACGCCTGGCGTCTTCCACTGAACGACGCCTGGCGTCTTGCGCGCGGCATGACGGCTGTCCCCCGGGCCGAAACTCAGGCGGAACGCTTCACTTGAACTGGATTCCTTCGGGCAGGTTGAGAATCTCCATCCCTTCGGCCACCTTCACCCTGCAGGCCAGCGCCTTCTTCTCCAGCGGACCGGAGCGGTAGGCGAAGATGCAGTTGTGGCAGTCGCCGTTCCAGCAGAAGCGGCTGTAGGAGATCTCGCAGGAGAGGTGCTGCAGGATGCGCAGCAGAGTGTTGTTCTCGGGAACGAGAAACTCCTGGCCGCCGATCCGGACCCGGATGATCTTCTCATAATCATCGAGCAGGGTGGTTTCCATGCAGTCCTCCCGGGGAATGTAGGCTCCGCGATCGGCCGGGGGCAAGAGAGGGAGTAGGACGGAAGGGTGATGGGCGTCGGGGATTTGACGCGTCAGGCTTCCGGAAACCAAAGTCCCAGCTGGCCCAGGAGGCGGGGGAAGAGGTCCACGGGAAGCCCGATGACGTTGGTGGCGCTGCCTTCTATGCGATCCACGAAAAGGGAGGCGGCCCCCTGCAGGGCGTAGGCACCCGCCTTGTCGCGATATTCCTCGGTGTCGAGATAGCGCTCCACCGCGGCGGCAGGGAGG is a window from the Candidatus Polarisedimenticolia bacterium genome containing:
- a CDS encoding glycine cleavage T C-terminal barrel domain-containing protein is translated as AILARVAGPEVAEIGGFHFVEGKVLGAEAILSRTGYTGEDGFEIYLEPSGAEPLYRALLQAGEGDGLIPCGLGARDTLRLEARMPLYGNDIDDTTTPLEAGLGFMVHLDKGEFLGSEVLRRQKEEGVARRLAGFELTGRGIPRHGYPLRVDGNEVGQVTSGTFSPFLKKSIGLGYFPAEAARIGRDIEVVIRGQGVSGKIVKTPFYKRPS
- the gcvH gene encoding glycine cleavage system protein GcvH, with the translated sequence MTEEKQPYPAALRYTREHEWLSLQGEVGTVGITHYAQSELGDVVFVDLPEKGKSLKGGEELGTIESVKAVSEIYAPVSGEVLEVNDSLRDHPERVNADPYGEGWLLKVKLSDAAEAKTLLSADAYRSFVEEGH
- the gcvPA gene encoding aminomethyl-transferring glycine dehydrogenase subunit GcvPA, encoding MRYIPTSPSERRALLASLGLERVETLFDSIPEKFRLRAPLRLPPAMAEADLVAHLRKMAEQNLDPHTASIFLGAGAYRHFAPAVVDHILSRAEFYSSYTPYQPEFSQGTLQTIFEFQTMICQLAGLDAANASLYDGASALAEGVLLAHRAKRRNRVTIAGHVHPEYLAVTRTLTSTLGVRLESVPAGADGAVDRDRLQRSLGPDTAAVVVQQPSFLGRIEEIGPIAEAAHAAGALCIVAVTEAVSMGLLKAPGDLGADVVLGEAQSFGVPLSFGGPYLGFMAVRSEWVRELPGRLVGQAKDASGRLGYVLTLATREQHIRRERATSNICTNEGLMMLAATVFMATLGKQGMRELALQNRARAEYARNLLGQIPGCRVPHAGPVFNEFVLELPGAAAPVHRRLLDQGVVAGLPLERYFPERGRELLICVTEVHGKAAIEQLAASLKEVL
- the gcvPB gene encoding aminomethyl-transferring glycine dehydrogenase subunit GcvPB, encoding MSSPRIPAKRREGLLFEKSVSGKRGADVARWDGPDAPPLDARLTRAEIPGFPELSEREIARHFTRLSKLNYANDDGLYPLGSCTMKYNPKVNEKVARLEGFAEAHPLLPEEASQGCLQVMADLEKYLCEITGMSAFTLQPAAGAQGEFTGIRMVRAYHEQRGDPRQVVLIPDSAHGTNPASAHLCGYRVEEIASDERGCVSLKELKERLREDVAVLMLTNPNTLGVFEREIGEICDAVHAVGALVYLDGANLNAFVGVARPGDMGVDVMHSNLHKTFSTPHGGGGPGSGPVGVKEILSPYLPVPRVVRAEAGWRFSSEFPSSIGKVHGFIGNFGMHVRAAAYILANGAAGLKEIAETAVLNANYLRRKLEGTYHLPYSSPSLHEVILSDKNLERFGVRTLDVAKRLMDYGFHPPTIYFPLIVKGALMIEPTESESIEELDAFVDAMLAIAREAEEDPELLHAAPHSTPVGRLDEASAARRPVLRWRGGE
- a CDS encoding GDSL-type esterase/lipase family protein → MPRARRQASFSGRRQASFILLLILLLLAGFEAGARAIVSYPPIFRRVARQSSPAWRLEWAKRRRSSLPAPYTFDVYDPERGWALQGGLRSFTMPEGKSLSTSSRGVRSEVEIPYEHPARGRRIAVLGDSFTFGEGVSDREAYPFVLDQLLAEHEVINFGVHGYGLDQMLLYLRTEVVKYRPDVVVLGYVDEDIYRNLLSFRDYAKPRYLLLSDRSLRLENVPVARPEDLLSTELLYPRALDLIEMTLQARRWRNGANRREAQTISRAILEEIVHSVRGAKAVPLFVYLPVADDLLDRSPALNRGERFLSSVCARAGLRFHSLRPGISAAIDPADRRAARGHWPARVHALAAAGIRDILIAEGEVDHR